The Pseudomonas eucalypticola genome has a window encoding:
- the lysS gene encoding lysine--tRNA ligase, with protein MSDQQLDPQALQQEENSLIALRKEKLAAERAKGQAFPNDFRRDSYAADLQKQYVDKTKEELEGLAIPVKVAGRIMLNRGSFMVIQDMTGRIQVYVNRKTLPEETLAAVKTWDMGDIIAAEGTLARSGKGDLYVEMTNVRLLTKSLRPLPDKHHGLSDTEQRYRQRYVDLIVNEDVRQTFRVRSQVIAHIRSFLMKRDFLEVETPMLQTIPGGAAAKPFETHHNALDMPMFLRIAPELYLKRLVVGGFEKVFEINRNFRNEGVSTRHNPEFTMLEFYQAHADYEDNMDLTEELFRELAQLVLGTTDVPYGDKVFHFGEPFVRLSVFDSILKYNPELTAADLTDIDKAREIAKKAGAKVLGFEGLGKLQVMIFEELVEHKLEQPHFITQYPFEVSPLARRNDDNPNVTDRFELFIGGREIANAYSELNDAEDQAERFMAQVADKDAGDDEAMHYDADFVRALEYGMPPTAGEGIGIDRLVMLLTNSPSIRDVILFPHMRPQA; from the coding sequence ATGAGCGACCAACAACTCGACCCGCAAGCCCTGCAACAGGAAGAAAACTCCCTGATCGCCCTGCGCAAGGAAAAGCTTGCTGCCGAGCGCGCCAAGGGCCAGGCCTTCCCCAATGACTTCCGCCGTGACAGCTATGCAGCCGACCTGCAGAAGCAGTACGTCGACAAGACCAAGGAAGAACTGGAAGGCCTGGCTATTCCGGTGAAGGTTGCCGGTCGCATCATGCTCAACCGTGGCTCGTTCATGGTGATCCAGGACATGACCGGTCGCATCCAGGTCTACGTCAACCGCAAGACCTTGCCCGAAGAAACCCTGGCCGCGGTGAAAACCTGGGACATGGGCGACATCATCGCCGCCGAAGGCACCCTGGCCCGTTCGGGCAAGGGCGACCTGTACGTGGAAATGACCAACGTGCGCCTGCTGACCAAGTCGCTGCGCCCGCTGCCGGACAAGCACCACGGCCTGTCCGACACCGAACAGCGCTACCGTCAGCGTTACGTTGACCTGATCGTCAACGAAGACGTGCGCCAGACTTTCCGTGTGCGTTCGCAGGTCATCGCCCACATCCGCAGCTTCCTGATGAAGCGCGATTTCCTGGAAGTGGAAACGCCGATGCTGCAGACCATTCCAGGTGGCGCGGCGGCCAAGCCGTTCGAAACCCACCACAATGCGCTGGACATGCCGATGTTCCTGCGTATCGCCCCGGAGCTGTACCTCAAGCGCCTGGTGGTCGGCGGTTTCGAGAAGGTCTTCGAGATCAACCGCAACTTCCGTAACGAAGGCGTTTCGACCCGGCACAACCCCGAGTTCACCATGCTCGAGTTCTACCAGGCCCACGCCGACTACGAAGACAACATGGACCTGACCGAGGAGCTGTTCCGCGAGCTGGCCCAACTGGTCCTGGGAACCACCGACGTGCCGTACGGCGACAAGGTGTTCCATTTCGGCGAGCCGTTCGTGCGCCTGTCGGTATTCGACTCGATTCTCAAGTACAACCCGGAACTGACCGCGGCTGACCTGACCGACATCGACAAGGCCCGCGAAATCGCCAAGAAAGCCGGCGCCAAGGTGCTGGGCTTCGAAGGCCTGGGCAAGCTGCAGGTGATGATTTTCGAAGAACTGGTCGAGCACAAGCTGGAGCAGCCGCACTTCATTACCCAGTACCCGTTCGAAGTGTCGCCACTGGCCCGTCGCAACGACGACAACCCGAACGTCACCGACCGCTTCGAGCTGTTCATCGGCGGCCGCGAGATCGCCAACGCCTACTCCGAGCTCAATGACGCGGAAGACCAGGCCGAGCGCTTCATGGCCCAGGTGGCCGACAAGGACGCCGGCGACGACGAAGCCATGCACTACGATGCCGACTTCGTCCGCGCGCTGGAATACGGCATGCCGCCAACGGCCGGTGAAGGCATCGGCATCGACCGCCTGGTGATGCTGCTGACCAACTCGCCGTCGATCCGCGACGTCATCCTGTTCCCGCACATGCGCCCGCAGGCCTGA
- a CDS encoding TetR/AcrR family transcriptional regulator — MAQQGAAGVATAVAESVQYQGRKASRQGSEQRRQEILDAAMRIVVRDGVRGVRHRAVAAEAGVPLSATTYYFKDIEDLLTDTFAQYVERSAAYMAKLWATTEDLLRKTMARNDGSPAARAALADDIARMTADYVHRQLVTRREYLMAEQAFRQEALLSPRLAELVRSHQQILLQGTCQLLEVLGSREPHQDAKVLTAIIGRMEYQGLLDGDAPMADDDMLAILNRYMHLVLASA, encoded by the coding sequence ATGGCTCAACAAGGTGCTGCCGGTGTAGCGACAGCAGTGGCGGAAAGTGTCCAGTATCAGGGCCGCAAGGCCAGCCGCCAGGGAAGTGAACAGCGTCGCCAGGAGATTCTCGACGCGGCCATGCGCATTGTCGTACGCGATGGCGTACGTGGGGTTCGGCACCGGGCCGTGGCCGCTGAAGCCGGCGTACCGCTGTCGGCCACCACCTACTATTTCAAGGATATCGAAGACCTGCTCACCGATACCTTCGCCCAGTACGTGGAGCGCAGCGCCGCGTACATGGCCAAGCTGTGGGCCACCACCGAGGACCTGTTGCGCAAGACCATGGCGCGCAACGATGGCAGCCCGGCGGCCCGCGCTGCGCTGGCCGATGATATCGCCCGCATGACCGCCGACTACGTGCACCGCCAATTGGTCACCCGTCGCGAGTACCTGATGGCCGAGCAGGCATTCCGCCAGGAAGCCTTGTTGAGCCCGCGCCTGGCCGAGCTGGTCCGTTCGCACCAGCAGATATTGTTGCAGGGCACCTGCCAGTTGCTGGAAGTGCTGGGCTCACGCGAACCCCACCAGGACGCCAAGGTGTTGACGGCCATCATCGGCCGCATGGAATATCAGGGCCTGCTCGACGGCGATGCCCCCATGGCCGACGACGATATGCTGGCCATCCTCAACCGCTACATGCACCTGGTGCTGGCCTCGGCCTGA
- a CDS encoding flavohemoglobin expression-modulating QEGLA motif protein — protein sequence MDEYQQTIRGLSDRIVLAQAPIRVLDAVKWDDSIRQEFLKAKGKAMPVVDRAYYQNRPLSFDSSAVKLEFQNIERDITRQLGQFNPVGQIMRRMCKEYRMVVRMLEARGTEDFGLISQELYGAASDAFHAGDPTLADLGLMLSDYLNNIDGRGDLKDEPKTLTAKDAVGMLQSRLNRTFGEAEGTIRVFESDGIVADAAAGADYIKIRSDALFNERDVRALEVHEGLVHVGTTLNGLNQPICTFLSKGPPSSTVTQEGLAILMEVIAFASYPSRLRKLTNRTRAIHMVEEGADFLQIFEFFREQGFGMPESYGNASRVFRGSVPNGLPFTKDLSYLKGFIMVYNYIQLAVRKGKLEQIPLLFCGKTTLEDMRTLRQLVDEGLVAPPKYLPEQFRDLNALSAWMCFSNFLNHLSLDRIEADYSNIL from the coding sequence GTGGACGAGTACCAGCAGACGATACGTGGCCTGTCCGATCGCATCGTGTTGGCCCAGGCACCTATCCGGGTGCTGGACGCAGTGAAGTGGGATGACAGCATCCGCCAGGAGTTTCTCAAGGCCAAGGGCAAGGCCATGCCAGTCGTTGACCGCGCCTATTACCAGAATCGGCCGTTGTCGTTCGACTCCAGTGCCGTGAAGCTGGAATTCCAGAATATCGAGCGCGACATCACCCGCCAGCTCGGCCAGTTCAACCCCGTGGGCCAGATCATGCGGCGCATGTGCAAGGAGTACCGCATGGTGGTGCGCATGCTCGAAGCGCGCGGCACCGAGGACTTCGGCCTGATTTCCCAGGAGCTGTACGGCGCGGCGTCCGATGCTTTCCACGCCGGTGACCCGACCCTGGCCGACCTCGGCCTGATGCTATCCGACTACCTGAACAACATCGACGGCCGCGGCGACCTCAAGGACGAACCCAAGACCCTCACCGCCAAGGACGCCGTGGGCATGCTGCAAAGCCGCCTGAACCGTACCTTCGGCGAGGCCGAGGGGACCATCCGGGTGTTCGAGTCGGACGGTATCGTCGCCGACGCCGCGGCGGGCGCGGACTATATCAAGATTCGCAGCGACGCCCTGTTCAACGAGCGTGACGTCCGCGCCCTGGAAGTTCATGAGGGGCTGGTGCACGTGGGCACCACGCTCAACGGCCTGAACCAGCCCATCTGCACGTTCCTGTCCAAGGGCCCGCCCTCGTCGACCGTGACCCAGGAGGGCCTGGCGATCCTGATGGAAGTGATCGCCTTCGCCTCGTACCCCAGCCGCTTGCGCAAGTTGACCAACCGTACCCGGGCCATCCATATGGTGGAGGAGGGGGCCGACTTTCTGCAGATCTTCGAGTTCTTCCGCGAACAGGGCTTCGGCATGCCTGAGAGCTACGGCAATGCCAGCCGCGTGTTTCGCGGTTCGGTGCCCAACGGCCTGCCGTTCACCAAGGACCTGTCCTACCTCAAGGGCTTCATCATGGTCTACAACTACATCCAGCTGGCGGTGCGCAAGGGCAAGCTGGAACAGATACCGCTGCTGTTCTGCGGCAAGACCACCCTGGAAGACATGCGCACCTTGCGCCAACTGGTGGACGAAGGCCTGGTGGCCCCGCCCAAATACCTGCCCGAGCAGTTTCGTGACCTCAACGCGCTGTCGGCGTGGATGTGTTTCTCCAACTTCCTCAACCACCTGAGCCTGGATCGCATTGAAGCGGACTATTCGAACATCCTTTGA
- a CDS encoding OmpA family protein, which yields MRKQLMIPALLAASVALAACATKPNPNLEQARTNFQALQANPKASQVAALETKDASDYMDKADKAFLNHDDSRDVDQLAYLTNQRVEVAKQTIALRTAEANLKNAAAQRAQARLDARDAQIKQLQDSLNAKQTDRGTVVTFGDVLFDVNKAELKSSGMMNVNKLAQFLQQNPDRKVIVEGYTDSTGTASYNQSLSDRRAGSVATALVKMGVDPSRVVSQGYGKDYPVADNTSVSGRAMNRRVEVTISNDNQPVAPRSSVTSSN from the coding sequence ATGCGTAAACAATTGATGATCCCTGCCCTGTTGGCCGCCAGCGTCGCTCTCGCTGCCTGTGCCACCAAGCCCAACCCGAACCTGGAGCAGGCTCGCACCAACTTCCAGGCCCTGCAGGCGAACCCGAAAGCCAGCCAGGTGGCGGCATTGGAAACCAAGGATGCATCCGACTACATGGACAAGGCCGACAAAGCCTTCCTGAACCACGACGACAGCCGTGACGTGGACCAACTGGCCTACCTGACCAACCAGCGCGTTGAAGTGGCCAAGCAGACCATCGCCCTGCGTACCGCGGAGGCCAACCTGAAAAACGCTGCTGCCCAGCGTGCCCAGGCCCGCCTGGATGCCCGTGACGCGCAGATCAAGCAACTGCAGGACAGCCTGAACGCCAAGCAGACTGACCGCGGTACCGTGGTCACCTTTGGCGACGTACTGTTCGACGTGAACAAGGCCGAGCTGAAATCCAGCGGCATGATGAACGTCAACAAGCTGGCCCAGTTCCTTCAACAGAACCCAGATCGCAAGGTGATCGTCGAGGGCTACACCGACAGCACCGGCACCGCCTCCTATAACCAGAGCCTGTCCGATCGCCGCGCCGGCTCGGTGGCCACTGCCCTGGTGAAAATGGGCGTGGACCCAAGCCGCGTGGTGTCTCAGGGCTACGGCAAGGACTACCCAGTGGCCGACAACACCAGCGTGTCTGGCCGGGCCATGAACCGTCGGGTGGAAGTGACCATTTCCAACGACAACCAGCCGGTGGCGCCTCGTTCGTCGGTCACCTCCTCGAACTGA
- a CDS encoding DUF4398 domain-containing protein produces the protein MMTSTAKPSKHLRGLKLAALALGTSFILAGCAGKPPTEQYAVTQSAVNSAVSAGGTEFAAVEMKAAQDKFKEAELAMHDKQYDKARMLAEQAEWDARVAERKAQAAKAEKAVQDARAGVQDLREEGQRSVQQQ, from the coding sequence ATGATGACCAGCACTGCCAAACCTTCCAAACACCTGCGTGGGCTGAAACTGGCTGCCCTGGCGCTGGGTACCAGCTTCATCCTCGCCGGCTGCGCCGGCAAGCCACCGACCGAGCAATACGCGGTCACGCAGTCGGCGGTCAACAGCGCCGTCAGCGCTGGCGGCACCGAATTCGCCGCCGTCGAGATGAAAGCGGCGCAGGATAAATTCAAAGAGGCCGAACTAGCCATGCATGACAAGCAATACGACAAGGCCCGCATGCTCGCCGAACAGGCCGAGTGGGACGCCCGTGTCGCCGAGCGCAAGGCCCAGGCCGCCAAGGCCGAGAAGGCCGTACAAGACGCTCGCGCCGGGGTCCAGGACCTGCGTGAAGAAGGCCAGCGCAGCGTGCAGCAGCAGTAA
- a CDS encoding pilin assembly protein: MKIRELAQHWEQNAKGRLSPTRYTIHLDMESAARLAAITEMYPKHHPEELLGELIGAALEELEGSFPYVKGQKVIATDEEGDPLYEDVGPTPRFLALSRRYLHDMAAKADEPQH; the protein is encoded by the coding sequence ATGAAAATCCGCGAGCTTGCGCAACATTGGGAACAGAACGCCAAGGGCCGCCTGAGCCCTACCCGTTATACCATCCACCTGGACATGGAGTCGGCGGCACGGCTGGCGGCAATCACCGAAATGTACCCCAAGCACCACCCGGAGGAACTGCTGGGCGAGCTGATCGGCGCGGCGCTTGAAGAGCTGGAAGGCAGCTTCCCTTACGTCAAGGGGCAGAAGGTGATCGCCACCGACGAGGAAGGCGACCCGTTGTATGAAGACGTGGGCCCTACCCCTCGGTTCCTGGCGCTGTCGCGGCGCTACCTGCATGACATGGCGGCCAAGGCGGACGAGCCTCAGCACTAG
- the ppc gene encoding phosphoenolpyruvate carboxylase: protein MTEIDARLREDVHLLGELLGTTIREQYGEAFLDTIERIRADAKADRNSGPDNGKTATEQLSSRLNDLDEEQLLPVARAFNQFLNLANIAEQYQLIRRRDEDQPPPFENVVLEQLLEKLKQAGHSAESLARQVGRLEIELVLTAHPTEVARRTLIQKYDAIAAQLAAQDHRDLVPAEREQIRQRLQRLIAEAWHTEEIRRTRPTPVDEAKWGFAVIEHSLWHAVPNHLRKVDQALHAATGLHLPLEAAPVRFASWMGGDRDGNPNVTAPVTREVLLLARWMAADLFLRDVDHLAAELSMQQASQALRKAVGDSAEPYRALLKQLRERLRATRNWAQASLAQAQPAPAEVLSNNRDLLAPLELCFQSLHECGMGVIADGPLLDCLRRAVTFGLFLVRLDVRQDSSRHTAALSEITDYLGLGRYADWDEETRITFLLQELNNRRPLLPGYFKPAAETAEVLATCREIAAAPAASLGSYVISMAGAASDVLAVQLLLKEAGVQRPMRVVPLFETLADLDNAGPVIERLLLLPGYRSRLHGPQEVMIGYSDSAKDAGTTAAAWAQYRAQENLVSICHAQSVELLLFHGRGGTVGRGGGPAHAAILSQPPGSVAGRFRTTEQGEMIRFKFGLPDIAEQNLNLYLAAVLEATLLPPPPPEPAWRALMDELASDGVKAYRDVVRENPQFVEYFRQSTPEQELGRLPLGSRPAKRRQGGIESLRAIPWIFGWTQTRLMLPAWLGWEAALSKALERGEGELLASMREHWPFFRTRIDMLEMVLAKADADIARFYDERLVQDSLKPLGAHLRDLLSQACAVVLGLTGQTQLLAHSPETLKFISLRNTYLDPLHLLQAELLARSRGREAAQDSPLEQALLVTVAGIAAGLRNTG, encoded by the coding sequence ATGACCGAGATCGATGCGCGCCTGCGCGAAGATGTGCACCTGTTGGGCGAGTTGCTGGGCACTACCATTCGCGAGCAGTACGGCGAGGCGTTCCTGGACACCATCGAGCGTATCCGCGCCGACGCCAAGGCCGACCGCAACAGTGGCCCGGACAACGGCAAGACCGCCACCGAACAGCTCAGCAGCCGTCTCAACGACCTCGACGAGGAGCAATTGCTGCCCGTGGCCCGGGCCTTCAACCAGTTTCTCAACCTGGCCAACATCGCCGAACAGTACCAATTGATTCGCCGCCGCGACGAAGACCAACCGCCGCCCTTCGAAAACGTGGTGCTGGAGCAATTGCTGGAAAAGCTCAAGCAGGCCGGCCACAGCGCCGAATCCCTGGCCCGTCAGGTGGGCCGCCTGGAGATCGAGCTGGTGCTCACCGCCCATCCCACCGAAGTGGCGCGCCGTACCCTGATTCAGAAGTACGATGCCATTGCCGCGCAATTGGCCGCCCAGGACCACCGTGACCTGGTGCCCGCCGAACGCGAACAGATCCGCCAACGCCTGCAGCGACTGATCGCCGAAGCCTGGCACACCGAGGAAATCCGCCGCACCCGGCCTACCCCCGTGGACGAAGCCAAGTGGGGTTTCGCGGTGATCGAGCACTCCCTGTGGCACGCGGTGCCCAACCACCTGCGCAAGGTCGACCAAGCGCTGCATGCCGCCACTGGCCTGCACCTGCCCCTGGAGGCCGCGCCCGTGCGGTTTGCTTCGTGGATGGGCGGCGACCGCGACGGCAACCCCAATGTCACCGCGCCGGTCACCCGCGAAGTATTGCTGCTGGCCCGCTGGATGGCCGCCGACCTGTTCCTGCGCGACGTCGACCACCTGGCCGCCGAGCTGTCGATGCAGCAGGCTAGCCAGGCCTTGCGCAAGGCCGTGGGTGACAGCGCCGAGCCGTACCGCGCATTGCTCAAGCAACTGCGCGAACGTCTGCGAGCCACCCGTAACTGGGCACAGGCGTCATTGGCCCAGGCGCAACCGGCGCCCGCCGAGGTACTGAGCAACAACCGCGACCTGCTGGCGCCGCTGGAGCTGTGTTTCCAGTCCCTGCACGAGTGCGGCATGGGGGTGATCGCCGACGGCCCGCTGCTCGATTGCCTGCGCCGGGCTGTCACCTTCGGCCTGTTCCTGGTACGCCTGGACGTGCGCCAGGACTCGTCGCGCCACACCGCCGCGCTAAGCGAGATCACCGACTACCTGGGCCTGGGGCGTTACGCCGACTGGGACGAAGAAACCCGCATCACGTTCCTGTTGCAGGAGCTCAACAACCGTCGCCCGTTGCTGCCCGGCTATTTCAAGCCGGCTGCCGAGACCGCAGAGGTACTGGCCACCTGCCGGGAAATCGCCGCGGCGCCGGCGGCCTCGCTGGGCTCCTATGTCATCTCCATGGCGGGCGCCGCCTCGGACGTGCTGGCCGTGCAATTGCTGCTCAAGGAAGCGGGGGTGCAACGGCCCATGCGCGTGGTACCGCTGTTCGAGACCCTGGCCGACCTGGATAACGCAGGCCCGGTGATCGAACGGTTGCTGCTGTTGCCGGGGTACCGCAGCCGCCTGCATGGGCCCCAGGAAGTGATGATCGGCTATTCCGACTCGGCCAAGGACGCTGGCACCACCGCAGCCGCCTGGGCGCAGTACCGTGCCCAGGAAAACCTGGTGAGCATCTGCCACGCGCAGAGCGTCGAACTGCTGCTGTTCCACGGCCGTGGCGGCACGGTTGGCCGGGGTGGTGGTCCGGCGCACGCGGCCATTCTGTCGCAGCCGCCCGGGTCGGTGGCCGGGCGCTTCCGTACCACCGAGCAAGGCGAGATGATCCGTTTCAAGTTCGGCCTGCCGGACATCGCCGAGCAAAACCTCAATTTGTACCTGGCCGCCGTGCTGGAGGCCACGCTGTTGCCGCCGCCTCCGCCCGAGCCTGCCTGGCGCGCGCTGATGGACGAACTGGCCAGCGATGGCGTGAAGGCCTACCGCGATGTGGTGCGGGAAAACCCGCAATTCGTCGAGTACTTCCGCCAGTCCACCCCGGAACAGGAGCTGGGGCGCCTGCCGCTGGGCAGCCGCCCGGCCAAGCGCCGGCAGGGGGGGATCGAAAGCCTGCGGGCCATTCCGTGGATTTTCGGCTGGACCCAGACCCGGCTGATGCTGCCGGCCTGGTTGGGTTGGGAAGCGGCACTGAGCAAGGCGCTGGAGCGCGGGGAGGGCGAGCTGCTGGCCAGCATGCGTGAACACTGGCCGTTTTTCCGCACCCGCATCGACATGCTGGAGATGGTGCTGGCCAAGGCCGACGCCGACATCGCGCGGTTCTATGACGAGCGCCTGGTGCAGGATTCCCTCAAGCCGCTGGGTGCGCACCTGCGCGACCTATTGTCGCAGGCGTGCGCGGTAGTGCTGGGCCTGACCGGCCAGACGCAGCTACTGGCCCACAGCCCCGAAACCTTGAAATTCATCAGTTTACGCAACACCTACCTTGACCCGCTGCACCTGCTGCAGGCCGAGTTGCTGGCCCGATCGCGCGGGCGCGAGGCCGCTCAGGACAGCCCTCTGGAACAGGCGCTGCTGGTGACCGTGGCCGGTATCGCCGCCGGTCTGCGCAACACGGGCTGA
- the adk gene encoding adenylate kinase, which yields MRVILLGAPGAGKGTQAKFITEKFGIPQISTGDMLRAAVKAGTELGIKAKSVMDAGGLVSDDLIIALVKERIAQADCAKGFLFDGFPRTIPQAEALVSAGVELDHVVEIAVKDEEIVQRIAGRRVHEGSGRVYHIVYNPPKVAGKDDETGEDLVQRKDDTEETVRHRLSVYHEQTEPLVAFYQKLAAAQGKPVYNHIEGVGSVDAITAKVLAALS from the coding sequence ATGCGCGTAATTCTGCTGGGGGCTCCCGGGGCCGGCAAAGGCACTCAGGCCAAGTTCATCACTGAAAAGTTCGGCATTCCACAGATCTCCACCGGCGACATGCTGCGTGCCGCGGTCAAGGCTGGCACCGAACTGGGCATCAAGGCCAAGAGCGTGATGGACGCCGGTGGTCTGGTCTCCGACGACCTGATCATTGCCCTGGTCAAGGAGCGCATTGCCCAGGCCGATTGCGCCAAGGGTTTCCTGTTCGATGGTTTCCCGCGCACCATTCCCCAGGCTGAAGCCCTGGTGAGCGCCGGCGTCGAGCTGGACCACGTGGTGGAAATCGCCGTGAAGGACGAGGAAATCGTTCAGCGCATCGCCGGCCGCCGTGTCCACGAAGGTTCGGGCCGCGTCTACCACATCGTCTACAACCCGCCGAAGGTGGCTGGCAAGGACGACGAGACTGGCGAAGACCTGGTTCAGCGCAAGGACGACACCGAAGAAACCGTGCGCCACCGCCTGTCGGTGTACCACGAGCAGACCGAGCCGCTGGTGGCCTTCTACCAGAAGCTGGCCGCCGCCCAGGGCAAGCCGGTCTACAACCACATCGAAGGTGTGGGTTCGGTGGATGCCATTACCGCCAAGGTTCTGGCGGCACTGAGCTGA
- the tsaB gene encoding tRNA (adenosine(37)-N6)-threonylcarbamoyltransferase complex dimerization subunit type 1 TsaB, which translates to MTTLLALDTATEACSVALLHDGKVLSHYEVIPRLHAQKLLPMIQTLLGEAGVALSAVDAIAFGRGPGAFTGVRIAIGVVQGLAFGLDRPVLPVSNLALLAQRALREQGVRQVAAAIDARMDEVYWGCYQADGDEMKLLGDEAVLAPETVSLPAGAQGDWYGAGTGWGYGERLAVKPADFDATLLPHALDLIALAKGAWARGEAVAADLAQPVYLRDKVATPKAR; encoded by the coding sequence ATGACCACCTTGCTGGCCCTGGATACCGCTACCGAAGCTTGCTCCGTTGCTCTGCTGCATGACGGCAAGGTGCTGAGCCACTACGAAGTGATTCCGCGCCTGCATGCGCAGAAGCTGCTGCCCATGATCCAGACCCTGCTGGGCGAGGCGGGTGTTGCCTTGTCGGCGGTGGACGCCATCGCCTTTGGCCGTGGCCCGGGGGCGTTCACCGGGGTTCGCATCGCCATCGGCGTGGTCCAGGGCCTGGCCTTCGGCCTGGACCGCCCGGTGCTGCCGGTGTCCAACCTGGCGTTGCTGGCCCAACGGGCGCTGCGTGAGCAGGGCGTGCGGCAGGTCGCCGCGGCCATCGATGCACGCATGGACGAGGTCTACTGGGGCTGCTACCAGGCCGACGGCGATGAAATGAAATTGCTGGGCGACGAGGCCGTGCTGGCCCCGGAAACCGTGAGCCTGCCAGCAGGCGCCCAGGGCGACTGGTACGGCGCCGGTACCGGCTGGGGTTACGGTGAGCGTCTGGCGGTCAAGCCCGCGGACTTCGATGCCACCTTGCTGCCCCATGCCCTGGACCTCATCGCGTTGGCCAAGGGGGCCTGGGCCCGCGGCGAAGCCGTTGCCGCCGACCTGGCGCAACCGGTGTACCTGCGCGATAAAGTGGCTACGCCAAAAGCCCGTTGA
- a CDS encoding DUF72 domain-containing protein — translation MTVSALPYYLGCPSWSEPAWRDHLYPADARPAEFLQLYGQVFNAVEGNTTFYAQPAASTVARWAQSMPAHLRFTAKFPREISHGGDLRERLPAAHAFMQLLEPLGSRVAPYWLQLPAAFGPERLAELVAFIDDLHRPVAVEVRNQAFFARGDEERMLNRLLMARQVERICLDPRALFSCTEQTAAVLDAQAKKPRVPPRPTAFSQSPQVRFIGHPTLEANDRFLRQWVAKIAEWIEEGRTPCIFLHTSDNHRAPLLARRFHEQLMVRLPGLPALPEIPREPVAEQLGLL, via the coding sequence CTGACGGTGTCGGCGTTACCCTACTACCTCGGTTGCCCCTCATGGAGCGAGCCCGCCTGGCGCGACCACCTGTACCCGGCGGATGCCAGGCCCGCGGAATTTCTGCAGCTGTACGGCCAAGTGTTCAATGCCGTGGAAGGCAACACCACCTTCTACGCCCAGCCGGCTGCCAGCACCGTGGCGCGCTGGGCCCAGAGCATGCCCGCCCATCTGCGCTTCACGGCCAAATTCCCCCGCGAGATCAGCCACGGTGGCGACCTGCGCGAGCGCCTGCCGGCAGCCCATGCGTTCATGCAACTGCTGGAGCCCCTGGGCAGCCGTGTCGCACCCTACTGGCTGCAACTGCCTGCCGCCTTCGGGCCCGAGCGCCTGGCCGAGTTGGTGGCTTTCATCGATGACCTGCACCGCCCGGTTGCCGTGGAGGTGCGCAACCAAGCGTTCTTCGCCCGTGGCGACGAAGAGCGGATGCTCAACCGGCTGCTGATGGCCCGCCAGGTAGAGCGCATCTGCCTGGACCCGCGGGCGCTGTTCAGTTGCACCGAGCAGACGGCCGCCGTGCTCGATGCCCAGGCCAAGAAACCTCGGGTACCGCCGCGCCCGACGGCGTTCAGCCAAAGCCCGCAGGTGCGGTTCATTGGCCATCCGACCCTGGAGGCCAATGACCGGTTTCTGCGGCAATGGGTGGCGAAGATCGCCGAGTGGATCGAGGAGGGACGTACGCCCTGCATTTTCCTGCATACCTCCGACAACCACCGCGCGCCACTGTTGGCGCGGCGCTTTCATGAGCAGTTGATGGTGCGTTTGCCGGGATTGCCCGCACTCCCGGAAATACCGCGCGAGCCAGTGGCGGAGCAGTTGGGCCTGCTGTGA
- a CDS encoding LEA type 2 family protein, which translates to MASRTLRWITVCLCIGAGLGGCASWFGDDGKDPEVHLLSVQVVKAKLLQQEFVLHFRIDNPNDDSLTVSGLRYRVYLAGILLADDEYDQWLSVDGHASEPFDVPVRTNLWQHLRDVVKLLRHPDRPIPYRLEGELKTGLVFGRDVVLRRTGEVVPGELIHK; encoded by the coding sequence ATGGCCTCACGGACACTGCGCTGGATCACCGTCTGCCTGTGCATCGGGGCGGGCCTGGGCGGCTGCGCGAGCTGGTTTGGCGACGACGGCAAGGACCCCGAAGTGCACTTGCTGAGCGTGCAGGTGGTCAAGGCCAAGCTGTTGCAGCAGGAATTCGTGCTGCATTTCCGAATCGACAACCCCAACGACGACAGCCTCACCGTGAGCGGGCTGCGCTATCGCGTGTATCTGGCCGGCATCCTGCTGGCTGATGACGAATACGACCAGTGGCTCAGCGTGGACGGCCACGCCAGCGAACCCTTCGATGTGCCGGTGCGCACCAACCTCTGGCAGCATTTGCGCGACGTGGTGAAGCTGCTGCGCCACCCGGACAGGCCGATACCTTACCGCTTGGAAGGCGAGTTGAAGACCGGGCTGGTGTTTGGTCGGGACGTAGTGCTGCGGCGCACTGGCGAGGTGGTGCCGGGCGAGTTGATCCACAAGTGA